Proteins encoded together in one Macadamia integrifolia cultivar HAES 741 chromosome 8, SCU_Mint_v3, whole genome shotgun sequence window:
- the LOC122087288 gene encoding protein OCTOPUS, whose product MNLEPQAQRLTSCDRHPDESVTGFCASCLRERLEGLDPATRRGKTNNPAASSSTTSTAASALKAIFKGSSAAADSGIPNPRNKPSSSFFPELRRSKSFSGGKGEGFSGVFEPQRKSCDVRGRSTLWSLFNLDDERKAENNHNNKKEASARGEVEVETKNLGFSGVGGPVFESGEEEEEEEEEEEEENDEEIRVAEEPAVPIVNPVVVVDERPPEIEEEEEEEEQEVEVEVEQEQEQEQEQEQLVEEEVKTMKDHIDLDVQSKKPPGRDLKEIAGSFWLAASVFSKKLQKWRKQKIKKRGGDGGGSTTMRTQKPAGKHCRETQSEIADYGFGRRSCDTDPRFSLDAGRMSFDDPRYSWDEPRASWDGYLIGSRTLPRLPTMVSVVEDAPAAPVRRYDNLIPVEEQPRSSTANEDDTTPGGSAQTRDYYSDSSSSRRKSLDRSSSIRKMAAAVVAEVDETKSVSNAKVSPATIDYVHGTKLSVTDRDLKDLNLKSNSNSLRDDCSESFESVRDAAPVVGALERKGSKKSRRWSKAWNIWALIHRRNGSKDDDEDERYCRGNVVERSLSESWQELRRDADGDARGAFNKKVFRSNSSVSSRSSFSIGGGGGGSLGSLRTSGREANGHGKKRRDDFVLERNRSARYSPNNLDNGLLRFYLTPLRSSRRNGSGKSRSKNSHSITRSVLRLY is encoded by the coding sequence ATGAATCTGGAGCCCCAAGCTCAGCGCCTCACCTCCTGCGACCGTCACCCGGACGAGAGCGTCACAGGCTTCTGCGCCTCATGCTTGCGCGAACGCCTCGAAGGTTTGGACCCGGCGACCCGCCGAGGGAAGACCAACAACCCTGCCGCTTCTTCTTCTACCACTTCCACAGCCGCCTCCGCTCTCAAAGCCATATTCAAGGGCtcttctgctgctgctgatAGTGGCATCCCTAATCCCCGGAATAAAccctcctcctctttctttcccgaACTCCGTCGTAGCAAGTCCTTTTCCGGCGGAAAAGGTGAGGGCTTCTCCGGTGTTTTCGAGCCTCAGCGCAAGTCCTGCGACGTTCGGGGTCGGAGCACTCTCTGGTCCCTCTTCAACCTAGACGACGAAAGGAAGGCCGAAAACAACCACAACAACAAGAAGGAAGCCTCGGCCCGGGGAGAAGTTGAGGTCGAGACCAAAAACTTAGGGTTTTCTGGGGTTGGAGGACCCGTCTTCGAGTCtggggaagaggaagaggaagaagaagaagaagaagaagaagagaatgacgAGGAGATTAGGGTTGCCGAGGAGCCCGCGGTCCCTATTGTGAATCCTGTGGTTGTTGTTGACGAGAGACCCCCAGAGAtcgaagaggaggaggaggaggaggagcaggaggtggaggtggaggtggagcaggagcaggagcaggagcaggagcaggaacaactggtggaagaggaagtgaagaCCATGAAGGATCATATAGATCTCGACGTCCAGAGCAAGAAACCCCCCGGCCGGGACTTGAAGGAGATTGCCGGGAGTTTCTGGTTGGCTGCTTCGGTTTTCAGTAAGAAATTGCAGAAATGGAGGAAGCAGAAGATAAAGAAGCGTGGCGGTGATGGTGGTGGCTCGACGACAATGCGGACACAGAAGCCTGCTGGGAAACATTGCAGGGAGACGCAGTCGGAGATCGCCGATTATGGGTTTGGACGGAGATCTTGCGATACTGATCCGAGGTTCTCTCTGGATGCCGGTCGGATGTCCTTCGACGATCCACGCTACTCTTGGGACGAGCCCCGGGCTTCTTGGGATGGTTATCTCATCGGCAGCAGGACCCTCCCGCGGCTTCCTACGATGGTTTCAGTGGTAGAAGATGCCCCTGCCGCCCCTGTTCGAAGGTATGATAATCTGATCCCCGTGGAGGAGCAGCCCAGAAGTTCCACCGCCAATGAGGATGACACCACCCCCGGTGGATCGGCTCAGACTCGGGACTATTACTCCGATTCCTCCTCGTCGCGAAGGAAGAGCCTCGACCGTTCCAGTTCCATTAGGAAGATGGCAGCCGCTGTGGTGGCAGAGGTTGATGAGACTAAGTCAGTTTCGAATGCAAAGGTGTCTCCTGCGACCATTGATTACGTCCATGGGACGAAGTTGTCTGTTACAGACAGAGATTTGAAGGATTTGAACTTGAAATCGAACTCTAACTCTCTGAGAGATGACTGCTCGGAGAGCTTTGAGTCTGTCAGAGATGCAGCTCCTGTCGTGGGTGCTCTTGAACGGAAGGGTTCTAAGAAGTCCCGGAGATGGAGCAAGGCATGGAACATATGGGCTTTGATTCACAGACGCAACGGCAGCAAGGATGATGACGAGGACGAGAGATATTGCAGGGGAAATGTAGTGGAGCGCTCCCTCTCTGAGTCTTGGCAAGAGCTGCGGAGGGATGCCGATGGAGATGCCAGaggggccttcaacaagaaggTCTTCCGCAGCAATAGCAGTGTCAGCTCCAGGAGTTCCTTTAGCAtcggtggtggcggtggtggctCACTTGGCAGTCTGAGGACAAGTGGCAGAGAAGCTAATGGGCatgggaagaagaggagagatgaTTTTGTGTTGGAACGTAATCGGAGCGCAAGGTATAGTCCCAACAATCTTGATAATGGCCTCCTGCGATTCTACTTGACACCATTGAGGAGCAGTCGAAGGAATGGCTCTGGGAAGAGTAGATCAAAGAATTCACATTCTATTACCAGAAGTGTATTGCGATTGTACTGA